From Roseofilum reptotaenium CS-1145:
CCTTGTCCACTAAAGCGACAAACTAGACCTTCTCCCCCTAAAATTCCCGTTTTCAAACTCTTAAAACTTAATCCGCCAATCATCTCCACATTATACTGCAAAGTGTCCTCAAAAGCAACGATATAACCCGTATCAACTACATAAGCTCCTTCCACCGGAATTTCGATAATTGCCCCATAAGAACTAAACCAAAAATCACCGGTTCCACTGGCTCGCAACAGGAACAAAGATTCACCGCTAAAAAAGCCTTTTAGCCCTTGAAACTCCGTGTCTATGTCGATCGTCTCACTGCAAGCTACAAACCCAGAAGATTGTACGATCAACCCCTTACTGCCATCGAGGGCATAATACTGAATATCTCCTGGCACTCCAGGAGAAATATATAACGATCCTCCTGCTTTTTCGGCTGTAAAT
This genomic window contains:
- a CDS encoding TIGR00266 family protein, which produces MSQFTYQIDHSPAYASLVLNLRPQQKVLVEASAMAAMDSSITMQSKMKGGMLKSVGRMLGGESLFINEFTAEKAGGSLYISPGVPGDIQYYALDGSKGLIVQSSGFVACSETIDIDTEFQGLKGFFSGESLFLLRASGTGDFWFSSYGAIIEIPVEGAYVVDTGYIVAFEDTLQYNVEMIGGLSFKSLKTGILGGEGLVCRFSGQGRLWIQTRGIYPLLNFLYPFRPVKSSS